The following coding sequences are from one Sander lucioperca isolate FBNREF2018 chromosome 2, SLUC_FBN_1.2, whole genome shotgun sequence window:
- the elmod3 gene encoding ELMO domain-containing protein 3 isoform X2 produces the protein MNGLIVSHNVNDHTNGSTPLTSLPISALKQNGLLQTLSAGGDQLQAAEENVELEKAREEWDALENVQPALCEDSNPTPIISFNEALQFFQTTDLGDLLKNIQPTIRRTGLAAITHFLFGPPRLHRELLEERDLVFAIAQCHVDNSQTVHMRVLQTIYKRLIGSRLDCPRFGAHWEHIGFQGTDPATDLRGTGFLGLMHTLYFVMDPETLPLARDIYKLSQHPTQNFPFSVMSINMTRIALQVLREEALSKECNRRQQVVGVLNEFYVATYLHLYQLWKTQQKTIVDSGFVLKEVELFAKKNPKQMLRRLEVFLKERRAGGIPRGTSPDPQAQQASPSLGGRAGTGLGSRGKEMHFTGVCDLPPDMEGEARLI, from the exons ATGAACGGACTGATAGTCAGTCATAATGTCAACGACCACACCAACGGGAGCACGCCGCTCACATCCCTGCCG ATTTCAGCGCTGAAGCAGAACGGTCTCCTGCAGACGCTGTCAGCAGGAGGAGAccagctgcaggctgcag AGGAAAATGTTGAGTTGGAAAAGGCCAGAGAGGAGTGGGACGCTCTGGAGAACGTCCAACCAG CTCTCTGTGAGGACTCGAACCCGACCCCGATCATTTCCTTTAACGAAGCGCTGCAGTTCTTCCAGACCACAGACCTCGGGGACTTGCTG AAGAACATTCAGCCGACCATTCGCAGGACAGGTCTGGCGGCGATCACGCACTTCCTCTTCGGACCGCCGCGGCTGCACAGGGAGCTCCTGGAGGAGAGGGACCTGGTCTTCGCCATCGCACAGT GCCATGTGGACAACAGCCAAACCGTCCACATGCGAGTCCTCCAGACCATCTATAAGCGGCTGATTGGCAGCAGGCTGGACTGTCCTCGCTTCGGGGCACACTGGGAACACATCGGCTTTCAGG GTACAGACCCCGCCACTGACCTGCGTGGCACCGGTTTCCTGGGACTGATGCACACGCTGTACTTTGTGATGGACCCGGAGACTCTGCCGCTGGCTCGAGACATCTACAAGTTATCACAGCACCCCACACAG AACTTTCCATTCAGTGTGATGTCCATCAACATGACGCGCATCGCTCTGCAGGTGCTCCGAGAGGAAGCCTTGTCCAA GGAGTGCAACCGTCGTCAGCAGGTGGTCGGTGTCCTGAATGAGTTCTACGTTGCCACGTACCTGCACCTGTACCAGCTGTGGAAGACCCAACAGAAGACCATCGTTGACTCGGGCTTTGTGCTGAAAG AAGTGGAGCTGTTTGCCAAAAAGAACCCCAAGCAGATGCTGCGCCGACTCGAGGTCTTCCTGAAAGAGAGGCGGGCCGGCGGGATCCCCCGCGGCACGTCGCCGGACCCTCAGGCCCAGCAGGCGTCTCCCAGCCTGGGGGGCCGCGCCGGGACCGGCCTGGGCAGCAGGGGGAAGGAGATGCACTTCACAGGAGTGTGTGATCTGCCGCCGGACATGGAGGGAGAGGCCAGACTCATCTAA
- the elmod3 gene encoding ELMO domain-containing protein 3 isoform X1 has translation MEEDIDVSSHSEGLNGLSRECKPGDDITNGHSNHKPVMNGLIVSHNVNDHTNGSTPLTSLPISALKQNGLLQTLSAGGDQLQAAEENVELEKAREEWDALENVQPALCEDSNPTPIISFNEALQFFQTTDLGDLLKNIQPTIRRTGLAAITHFLFGPPRLHRELLEERDLVFAIAQCHVDNSQTVHMRVLQTIYKRLIGSRLDCPRFGAHWEHIGFQGTDPATDLRGTGFLGLMHTLYFVMDPETLPLARDIYKLSQHPTQNFPFSVMSINMTRIALQVLREEALSKECNRRQQVVGVLNEFYVATYLHLYQLWKTQQKTIVDSGFVLKEVELFAKKNPKQMLRRLEVFLKERRAGGIPRGTSPDPQAQQASPSLGGRAGTGLGSRGKEMHFTGVCDLPPDMEGEARLI, from the exons ATGGAGGAGGACATCGATGTCTCGTCCCACTCTGAG GGCCTGAATGGTTTGTCCCGTGAATGTAAACCAGGAGATGACATCACCAATGGACACTCCAATCACAAGCCT GTGATGAACGGACTGATAGTCAGTCATAATGTCAACGACCACACCAACGGGAGCACGCCGCTCACATCCCTGCCG ATTTCAGCGCTGAAGCAGAACGGTCTCCTGCAGACGCTGTCAGCAGGAGGAGAccagctgcaggctgcag AGGAAAATGTTGAGTTGGAAAAGGCCAGAGAGGAGTGGGACGCTCTGGAGAACGTCCAACCAG CTCTCTGTGAGGACTCGAACCCGACCCCGATCATTTCCTTTAACGAAGCGCTGCAGTTCTTCCAGACCACAGACCTCGGGGACTTGCTG AAGAACATTCAGCCGACCATTCGCAGGACAGGTCTGGCGGCGATCACGCACTTCCTCTTCGGACCGCCGCGGCTGCACAGGGAGCTCCTGGAGGAGAGGGACCTGGTCTTCGCCATCGCACAGT GCCATGTGGACAACAGCCAAACCGTCCACATGCGAGTCCTCCAGACCATCTATAAGCGGCTGATTGGCAGCAGGCTGGACTGTCCTCGCTTCGGGGCACACTGGGAACACATCGGCTTTCAGG GTACAGACCCCGCCACTGACCTGCGTGGCACCGGTTTCCTGGGACTGATGCACACGCTGTACTTTGTGATGGACCCGGAGACTCTGCCGCTGGCTCGAGACATCTACAAGTTATCACAGCACCCCACACAG AACTTTCCATTCAGTGTGATGTCCATCAACATGACGCGCATCGCTCTGCAGGTGCTCCGAGAGGAAGCCTTGTCCAA GGAGTGCAACCGTCGTCAGCAGGTGGTCGGTGTCCTGAATGAGTTCTACGTTGCCACGTACCTGCACCTGTACCAGCTGTGGAAGACCCAACAGAAGACCATCGTTGACTCGGGCTTTGTGCTGAAAG AAGTGGAGCTGTTTGCCAAAAAGAACCCCAAGCAGATGCTGCGCCGACTCGAGGTCTTCCTGAAAGAGAGGCGGGCCGGCGGGATCCCCCGCGGCACGTCGCCGGACCCTCAGGCCCAGCAGGCGTCTCCCAGCCTGGGGGGCCGCGCCGGGACCGGCCTGGGCAGCAGGGGGAAGGAGATGCACTTCACAGGAGTGTGTGATCTGCCGCCGGACATGGAGGGAGAGGCCAGACTCATCTAA